A single region of the Candidatus Sungiibacteriota bacterium genome encodes:
- a CDS encoding magnesium transporter CorA family protein, whose product MAEDINELRSRFPQIHPLVLEELETLTIRPRVENYDHHIYMVLHFPSFIEEHKKTVSYEVDFILMADTLITVQYDDIPTLEGFWHECEEEKNAGDQYGKSPIHLLYYLLRQFFAFSLRELDQIQAHIDSMEEKVFADREKEILEDISILKRNVLDFRRAVKPQHLTLESLVLQGTQLYGEKVKPFLTDLVGEYLKVWNLLENHKETLDALYDTNNSLLASKTNEIMRVFTILAFISFIPTAIANIYGMNIVRIPLSDQPNAFWNILGLMILTTGAVYAVLRWRKLV is encoded by the coding sequence ATGGCAGAAGATATTAATGAACTGCGGTCGCGTTTTCCTCAAATCCACCCATTGGTTTTAGAAGAGCTGGAAACACTAACCATCAGACCGCGGGTGGAAAACTACGATCACCATATTTACATGGTATTGCATTTCCCCAGCTTTATTGAGGAGCATAAAAAAACAGTCTCCTACGAGGTGGACTTTATTTTGATGGCTGATACCTTGATCACCGTACAGTATGATGATATCCCAACCCTGGAAGGTTTTTGGCACGAATGTGAAGAGGAAAAAAATGCCGGGGATCAATACGGCAAAAGCCCCATACACCTTCTCTATTATCTACTGCGGCAGTTTTTTGCCTTTTCCCTGCGGGAGCTTGATCAAATACAGGCGCACATTGACTCTATGGAAGAAAAAGTGTTTGCCGACAGGGAGAAAGAAATCTTGGAGGACATATCTATTCTTAAAAGAAACGTTCTTGATTTCAGGCGGGCCGTAAAGCCTCAACATTTAACCTTGGAGTCTCTGGTATTGCAAGGGACGCAACTTTATGGAGAAAAGGTAAAACCCTTCCTCACAGATTTAGTCGGAGAATATCTGAAGGTGTGGAATCTTTTGGAAAACCACAAAGAAACATTGGATGCGCTTTACGATACCAATAATTCTCTACTTGCCTCCAAAACCAATGAAATTATGCGGGTTTTCACTATCCTCGCTTTTATCAGTTTTATTCCGACAGCGATTGCCAATATCTACGGAATGAATATTGTGAGAATACCCCTCTCGGATCAGCCTAATGCTTTTTGGAATATCTTGGGTCTGATGATTTTGACCACCGGTGCGGTATATGCCGTACTTAGATGGCGTAAGTTGGTTTGA
- the cas2 gene encoding CRISPR-associated endonuclease Cas2, with translation MSRGLGTIQQKVLLLLLGGLALGLSGSPNRYFKILKMIGREWKEIDKHALKRAIQKLYYSRLVQATANKDGSTTLTLSENGKRRALTFKLGEMEIPKPNSWDKKWRVVIFDIPESRKGVRSSLRYQLCRLGFYKLQKSVFIHPYPCSDEVDFIIELYHVRPYVRQLVVEALDNELHLKKIFQLI, from the coding sequence ATGTCGCGGGGTTTAGGCACAATTCAGCAAAAAGTACTATTGCTATTATTGGGTGGACTTGCTCTAGGACTTTCCGGTTCTCCTAACCGATATTTTAAGATTTTAAAAATGATAGGACGCGAGTGGAAAGAAATAGATAAACACGCATTAAAACGAGCAATTCAAAAACTATATTATTCTCGACTGGTACAAGCTACGGCTAACAAAGATGGCTCTACTACCCTAACACTTTCTGAAAACGGAAAGAGACGAGCTCTAACTTTTAAGCTGGGTGAGATGGAAATTCCTAAGCCGAATTCTTGGGACAAAAAATGGAGGGTGGTTATTTTTGATATACCGGAAAGCCGTAAAGGAGTGCGTAGCTCATTGCGTTACCAACTATGCAGGCTTGGTTTCTATAAACTTCAGAAGAGTGTCTTTATTCATCCTTACCCCTGTAGTGACGAGGTTGATTTTATAATAGAACTCTATCACGTACGCCCATATGTAAGGCAGCTGGTCGTTGAGGCACTAGACAATGAACTACATCTTAAAAAGATATTTCAGTTAATATAA
- a CDS encoding nucleotide exchange factor GrpE produces MDEKNNEELELIPDEEGETPELQQKLKKIKAELKKCEAEKKEYLEGWQRAKADYINYRKEEGKRFEDMAHFVTAGLIQEILPVLDSFDLAMSHGLPPETEKGILLIRSQLLDVLKKRGLDTMDMKIGDDFNPAEHESIGELESGIPPGKIAEEVQKGYLLRERVLRPARVRLSKTRLST; encoded by the coding sequence ATGGACGAAAAAAATAACGAGGAGTTAGAGTTGATACCGGATGAGGAGGGTGAAACCCCAGAACTTCAACAAAAACTCAAAAAAATCAAGGCGGAACTTAAAAAATGTGAGGCAGAAAAAAAAGAATATCTGGAGGGCTGGCAGCGCGCTAAAGCCGACTATATCAATTACCGCAAAGAGGAGGGTAAACGTTTTGAAGATATGGCGCACTTTGTCACGGCGGGGCTTATCCAAGAAATACTGCCGGTACTGGATAGTTTTGATCTTGCTATGTCGCACGGTTTGCCGCCAGAAACAGAAAAAGGAATACTTTTAATACGTTCGCAGCTGCTGGATGTTTTAAAAAAGCGCGGACTTGATACAATGGATATGAAAATCGGGGACGATTTTAACCCGGCAGAACATGAAAGTATAGGAGAGTTGGAGTCGGGTATTCCTCCGGGTAAAATTGCGGAAGAGGTTCAAAAAGGATATCTTCTCCGCGAGCGAGTACTTCGTCCCGCACGAGTCCGTCTTTCAAAAACGCGACTATCAACTTAA
- the dnaK gene encoding molecular chaperone DnaK — translation MPKILGIDLGTTNSAMAVIEGGEPKIIENKEGNRTTPSIVAISKSGDRLVGLLAKRQAVTNPKNTLFSIKRLIGRKFTDSEVKRDKDWLPYELKESANSGVEIKMAEKWHRPEEISAMVLQKLKQDAEEKLGEKITEAVITVPAYFDDSQRKATQAAGEIAGFKVRRILNEPTAAALAYGFNKKKNEQIVVYDFGGGTFDLSVLEVTEDTIEVKAVGGDTHLGGDDFDQKIIKWIVSEFKKEQGIDLSKDTLALQRLKEAAEKSKHELSTTPESELNLPFITSDESGPKHLVMKFTRAKLEELVQDMIDRSMQITKQVVADSKFKLNDIDEIILVGGQTRMPAIIEAVKKLFGKDPNRTINPDEVVALGAAVQAGIMQGEVKDVLLLDVTPLSLGIETLGGVMTKIIEKNTTVPTAKSQIFSTAADNQTSVEIHVLQGEREMAHDNKTLARFILDGIPPSPRGLPQVEVTFDIDANGVLSVRAKDKATGKEQSVRIEASATLSKEDIEKMKKDAELHAEEDKQKRELVDARNTADTLIYTSEKSLRDAGDKISKDTKEDLEAKIKTLREVKDNDNLDAIKRYSQELSSSLQKIGETLYKQTDQKTDSNNVKEADYEEKEGNENNQS, via the coding sequence ATGCCCAAAATCTTAGGTATTGATCTTGGCACCACAAATTCCGCTATGGCTGTGATAGAAGGTGGGGAGCCAAAAATAATTGAAAATAAGGAAGGAAATCGTACGACCCCTTCCATAGTGGCGATTTCCAAATCCGGAGATCGCTTAGTTGGGCTGCTGGCTAAAAGACAGGCCGTTACCAATCCCAAGAATACGCTTTTTTCCATAAAACGGCTCATTGGCCGCAAATTTACCGACTCTGAAGTCAAGCGAGATAAAGATTGGCTGCCCTATGAGTTAAAAGAGTCGGCCAACAGCGGAGTGGAAATAAAAATGGCTGAAAAATGGCATCGCCCGGAAGAAATTTCGGCCATGGTTTTACAAAAATTAAAACAGGACGCGGAGGAAAAACTGGGAGAAAAAATCACCGAAGCGGTCATTACCGTACCGGCTTATTTTGATGACTCTCAAAGAAAAGCAACACAAGCCGCGGGCGAGATAGCAGGATTTAAAGTGCGCCGGATTTTGAACGAACCCACGGCCGCGGCCTTAGCATACGGCTTCAATAAAAAGAAAAATGAGCAGATAGTTGTTTATGATTTTGGGGGCGGCACTTTTGATCTCTCCGTGCTGGAAGTCACCGAAGATACGATTGAAGTAAAGGCCGTCGGGGGAGATACGCATCTTGGAGGAGACGATTTTGACCAAAAAATTATTAAATGGATTGTAAGCGAATTTAAAAAAGAGCAGGGAATTGATTTATCCAAAGACACATTGGCGCTGCAACGTCTTAAAGAAGCGGCCGAGAAGTCCAAACACGAACTCTCCACAACCCCGGAGAGCGAATTGAATCTTCCCTTTATTACTTCTGATGAGTCCGGACCAAAACATTTGGTTATGAAATTTACCCGCGCCAAACTTGAAGAACTGGTACAGGATATGATTGACCGCTCCATGCAAATAACCAAACAAGTGGTAGCTGATTCCAAGTTCAAATTAAACGATATTGATGAGATAATTCTGGTTGGGGGGCAGACCCGCATGCCCGCCATTATTGAAGCGGTGAAAAAACTTTTTGGCAAAGACCCCAATCGCACCATCAACCCGGACGAGGTTGTGGCCCTCGGCGCTGCGGTGCAGGCCGGCATTATGCAGGGAGAAGTAAAAGATGTCCTGCTCCTTGATGTTACGCCGCTCTCTCTTGGTATTGAGACCTTGGGAGGAGTAATGACTAAAATTATTGAAAAGAATACCACTGTCCCTACGGCCAAATCCCAAATTTTCTCAACCGCTGCCGATAATCAAACTTCGGTGGAAATTCACGTGCTTCAAGGAGAACGCGAGATGGCGCATGATAACAAAACCCTAGCCCGCTTTATTTTGGACGGCATCCCGCCTTCGCCCCGCGGCCTGCCTCAAGTTGAAGTTACTTTTGATATTGATGCCAATGGAGTTCTTTCGGTCCGCGCCAAAGATAAAGCCACCGGCAAAGAACAATCGGTCCGCATAGAAGCGTCAGCCACCCTTTCTAAAGAAGACATTGAAAAAATGAAAAAGGACGCGGAACTCCATGCCGAAGAGGATAAACAAAAACGAGAACTTGTTGATGCCCGCAACACCGCTGACACTCTTATCTATACCTCCGAGAAGTCCTTGCGCGACGCAGGAGATAAAATATCCAAGGATACAAAAGAAGATCTTGAAGCCAAAATTAAGACTCTCAGGGAGGTTAAAGATAACGATAACTTAGACGCCATTAAACGCTATTCGCAAGAACTTTCATCTTCGCTCCAGAAAATCGGCGAGACATTATATAAACAAACTGATCAAAAAACTGACAGTAACAACGTAAAAGAAGCCGATTACGAAGAAAAGGAGGGTAATGAAAACAATCAATCCTAA
- the purB gene encoding adenylosuccinate lyase encodes MTALWSDQNKFTAWLTVELAVIEAREKLKLIPDGTFKRIKQQAVFSLWKIEEYEKRTSHDLIAFVESVSEHLEEELQKYFHYGLTSYDIEDSARALLVRRGFEIIFEGIEKVAQALEKKARLYKAVPMIGRTHGQHAEPITVGLKFLCWYDDLIRQKKFLHLAYDEMAYTKISGAVGIYGSGLAPELEWQTLRLLHLFPARTSRQIILRDRHAHVLNALASLAGVLENIFLNIRLLAQTEVGEFREVFQKGQKGSSRMPHKRNASIRSEQLDGLSSVVRGYAGIMLEHIKTWGERDISHSSVERIIVPDAFQLVHYMLKTLEEIVTDLEVNQEKITNNLLLTQGIIFSPEVRDLLLTFGFNSETAYLISQQDALRAVTEGQSYLSVLLGDERIPSELKTGELQKIFDLKSKLRHVDDIFARFGL; translated from the coding sequence ATGACTGCACTTTGGTCTGATCAAAATAAGTTTACCGCTTGGTTAACTGTTGAGTTGGCAGTAATTGAGGCGCGCGAGAAACTCAAACTCATCCCCGACGGAACCTTTAAAAGGATTAAACAACAAGCTGTCTTTTCCCTTTGGAAAATAGAGGAGTACGAAAAAAGAACCAGCCATGACTTGATCGCGTTTGTAGAGTCGGTTTCTGAACACCTTGAAGAAGAACTGCAAAAATATTTCCACTACGGCCTAACCAGTTATGATATAGAAGATTCGGCAAGGGCTCTCCTGGTACGCAGAGGGTTTGAAATCATATTTGAGGGTATAGAAAAGGTTGCCCAAGCTTTAGAAAAAAAAGCTCGCCTATATAAAGCTGTCCCAATGATAGGTAGAACCCATGGCCAGCACGCAGAACCAATTACGGTTGGGCTTAAGTTTCTTTGCTGGTACGATGATCTTATACGTCAGAAAAAGTTTCTGCATCTGGCCTACGATGAAATGGCTTATACCAAAATTTCGGGGGCCGTAGGGATCTATGGCAGTGGATTAGCTCCGGAATTGGAATGGCAGACCTTACGGTTGCTCCATCTTTTTCCTGCGAGGACCTCCAGACAAATTATATTGCGTGATCGACATGCCCATGTACTCAACGCTTTAGCGAGTTTGGCGGGGGTCTTAGAGAATATTTTCTTGAATATCCGGCTTTTAGCCCAGACCGAAGTGGGGGAATTCCGAGAAGTATTTCAAAAAGGTCAAAAGGGTTCATCGCGTATGCCCCATAAAAGAAATGCCTCTATCCGTTCGGAACAGCTCGACGGTTTAAGCTCGGTTGTGCGCGGATATGCCGGTATTATGCTGGAACATATAAAGACTTGGGGGGAACGGGATATTAGCCATTCCAGCGTAGAAAGAATCATCGTGCCCGATGCCTTTCAACTAGTACATTATATGCTAAAGACCCTGGAAGAAATAGTTACCGATCTTGAAGTCAATCAAGAAAAAATCACAAATAACCTTCTCCTGACTCAAGGAATAATTTTTTCACCAGAGGTTAGAGATTTGCTTCTAACTTTTGGGTTTAACTCAGAGACGGCCTACCTCATAAGCCAACAAGATGCTCTTAGGGCCGTTACCGAGGGCCAATCTTATCTTTCCGTACTTCTTGGAGACGAGAGAATACCTTCAGAATTAAAAACTGGAGAATTACAAAAAATCTTTGATCTTAAAAGCAAACTACGCCATGTTGATGATATTTTTGCACGGTTCGGGCTATAA
- the dnaJ gene encoding molecular chaperone DnaJ, which yields MPKDYYKVLGVARNATKDEIKKKYRELAHKYHPDKGGDEARFKELNEAYQVLSDDQKRTQYDQFGQVFTGGQQGGFGFSARGGPASGGEWPGGFRFDFGEGGAGGFADFDFSDVFEDFFGMGSVGTKRRTGERRGRDIKVEERISFEESIMGAKRELELSKLSRCKRCQGSGGEPGAKLKSCPACLGKGNIQKTQRTFLGSFTQVSTCPECNGSGKRPETTCSECRGRGVEQTIERLEVFIPKGVREGEILKITGKGEASATGGIPGDLYIKINIEPHKIFRRQGDDIIMQLPIKLSQAILGDMAEVETIDGAIRLKIPEGTQPGDILKIRGKGAYLSSGYGRGDLLIEIKVEIPKKINKRLKDILQELRKEGI from the coding sequence ATGCCCAAAGACTACTATAAAGTCTTAGGTGTTGCACGCAACGCCACAAAAGACGAAATAAAAAAGAAGTACCGCGAGCTTGCCCATAAATACCATCCTGATAAGGGGGGAGACGAAGCCCGTTTCAAAGAACTAAATGAGGCCTATCAGGTGCTCTCTGACGACCAAAAGCGTACGCAGTACGACCAGTTTGGGCAAGTATTTACAGGGGGGCAGCAGGGAGGGTTCGGATTTTCCGCCCGAGGCGGACCCGCCTCTGGCGGGGAATGGCCCGGCGGTTTTCGTTTTGATTTTGGTGAAGGGGGGGCGGGCGGTTTTGCCGACTTTGATTTTTCCGATGTTTTTGAAGACTTTTTTGGCATGGGCTCAGTTGGTACAAAACGCAGAACCGGCGAACGAAGGGGACGAGATATTAAGGTTGAGGAACGCATCTCATTTGAAGAATCAATCATGGGTGCCAAGCGGGAGCTTGAACTCTCCAAACTTTCGCGTTGCAAACGATGTCAAGGTTCCGGAGGAGAACCCGGAGCCAAATTAAAATCCTGTCCCGCCTGTCTCGGGAAAGGCAATATTCAAAAAACTCAACGCACATTCCTTGGATCTTTCACCCAAGTAAGTACTTGTCCAGAATGCAATGGATCGGGCAAGCGCCCGGAAACAACTTGCAGCGAGTGTCGCGGCAGGGGAGTGGAACAAACCATTGAACGTCTCGAAGTATTTATTCCCAAAGGAGTGCGGGAAGGAGAAATTCTAAAAATTACTGGCAAGGGAGAGGCGTCGGCGACCGGAGGAATTCCGGGTGACCTTTATATTAAAATCAACATTGAGCCGCATAAAATATTTCGTCGTCAGGGTGATGATATTATAATGCAGCTTCCGATAAAACTTTCTCAAGCAATACTAGGGGATATGGCCGAAGTTGAAACTATTGATGGCGCTATACGCCTGAAAATTCCGGAAGGCACGCAGCCCGGAGACATTCTTAAAATTCGCGGCAAGGGAGCGTATCTATCTTCCGGTTACGGTCGCGGGGATCTATTGATTGAAATTAAAGTTGAAATTCCAAAGAAAATTAACAAGCGCCTAAAAGATATACTCCAAGAACTACGCAAAGAAGGGATTTAA
- a CDS encoding cysteine--tRNA ligase yields MIKLYNTLTRKKELFRPLRKEWVGLYTCGPTVYNFAHIGNLRTYIFEDVLRRTIEYAGYKVRHVMNITDVDDKIIRDAKKAKKTIFEFVKPYEKAFFEDLKKLNIEKAWKYPKATKHITEMVRLIASLLKKKLAYQVDGSIYFDISKFKTYGRLSRLSHRELKAGARVDSDEYTKHDVQDFVLWKEKKAGEPSWKAVFSAGGPAFAKATAGRPGWHLECSAMSMKYLGPTFDIHAGGVDLIFPHHENEIAQSEGATGKKFVRFFVEGEHLLVNGEKMSKSLGNVFTLRDIEAKGFNPLVFRYLILTSHYRSKLNFTWESLKAAQNSLEHLQNFVIRLRTERHRGLTSMAGYLRKFGRALADDLDMPEALSVVWDIAHNYNKNPRRYNSKEILTLLYDADRVLGLGLKSLKSEEIPVKILALVKKREEYRKNKEWTKADRVRSRIITWGYTVEDTPMGPLTRRR; encoded by the coding sequence ATGATAAAGCTTTATAATACGCTCACCCGCAAAAAAGAACTTTTCCGCCCACTCCGCAAAGAGTGGGTTGGTTTATATACTTGTGGGCCTACGGTGTATAATTTTGCGCATATTGGCAATCTGCGGACTTATATTTTTGAGGACGTACTGCGTCGCACTATAGAATATGCCGGCTATAAAGTTCGCCATGTTATGAATATTACGGATGTGGACGATAAAATTATTCGCGATGCCAAAAAAGCAAAAAAAACTATTTTTGAGTTTGTGAAACCATATGAGAAAGCATTTTTTGAGGATCTCAAAAAACTTAATATTGAAAAAGCGTGGAAATACCCAAAAGCAACCAAGCATATAACCGAAATGGTGCGACTGATAGCCTCTCTTCTCAAAAAGAAACTTGCTTATCAGGTTGATGGGTCAATTTATTTTGATATCTCCAAATTTAAGACCTATGGTCGCCTGTCCCGTCTGTCACACCGCGAGTTAAAGGCCGGAGCGCGGGTGGATAGTGATGAATATACCAAGCACGACGTGCAGGATTTTGTGCTTTGGAAAGAAAAAAAGGCGGGAGAGCCGTCGTGGAAGGCAGTTTTTAGCGCGGGCGGACCCGCCTTCGCTAAAGCTACGGCGGGCAGGCCGGGTTGGCATTTGGAGTGTTCGGCAATGTCTATGAAATATCTCGGCCCCACTTTTGACATTCATGCCGGCGGCGTGGATTTGATATTTCCGCACCATGAAAACGAAATTGCCCAATCTGAAGGCGCAACCGGAAAAAAATTTGTAAGATTTTTTGTTGAGGGCGAACACCTTTTAGTTAACGGCGAGAAAATGTCTAAATCGCTTGGCAATGTTTTTACCCTGCGCGATATAGAGGCCAAAGGTTTTAATCCCCTCGTCTTTCGTTATCTTATTCTTACCTCTCACTACCGTTCCAAACTTAATTTTACATGGGAGTCCTTGAAGGCGGCTCAAAACTCTTTAGAGCACTTGCAGAACTTTGTCATACGACTGCGTACCGAGCGCCACCGAGGTTTAACCTCTATGGCGGGATATCTACGAAAGTTCGGACGGGCGCTGGCTGATGACTTAGACATGCCAGAAGCCTTGTCTGTTGTCTGGGATATAGCGCATAACTACAACAAAAACCCCCGTAGATATAACTCAAAGGAAATTCTTACTCTTCTCTATGACGCTGACAGGGTTCTTGGACTAGGACTAAAAAGTCTAAAGTCAGAAGAAATCCCTGTGAAAATTCTTGCTTTAGTTAAAAAACGCGAAGAATATCGGAAAAACAAGGAGTGGACAAAGGCTGATAGGGTCCGCTCCCGGATTATAACTTGGGGCTATACTGTTGAAGATACACCCATGGGACCTCTGACAAGGAGGCGTTAA